The genomic region GATGAGATACACAAGCCATTTGTCTGGGGCCAAAAATGGGAGCCAGGCATCTATATCAGTTGGGTGCTCCATCCTGGTCACCCAGCAATTCCAGGTGttacctcttctcttctctgtgtgacCCTACATACACCACAAAGATGCTTGATGGAAAGAGAGGAGAGACTTACGACAACCTCTGTAGGAAGCACGTTGGATATCTCAGGGTCATGTAGAGCAACTTGGCTCCCTCATCCAGGAACTCATTTGCTGTGAGGTTCAAGCATGTGAGGGACTGATTGGTTTTGAGGCAGCAGGAGAGATCAGCCCATTGCTGAGTGGTGGCAGAACAAGACACCAACCTGCAGGAGAAATGGCAACAAGTCATTCACGAGGACCAAACACTGGATGCACGACTGTCTACAGTTTTGTCTCTCACTCTGttatgttagggcttcccaggtgggtctagtggtaaagaacccacctgccagtgcaggagactaagagacgtgggtttgatccctgggttgggaagatcccctggaggtgggcatggcaacccactccagtattcttacctggagaatcccatggacagaatagcctggtgggatacggtccatggggtcataaagagttggacccagCTGAAATGACCTAGCATGCCATTATGTTAACCCTGGATTAAATTATCTGGAGCAGAGGTTGTCCAAGTGTGATTCCTGGACCAGTTGCATCAGCACCACCTGGTAACTGTGTAGAAATGCAAATCGTCTAGAGACTCTAGATGTAGAGGCCAGCGATCTATGTTTTAAGGTATCCTGCAGTCACCTGGAAGATGTCTTTTAACAAATTCCTGGGCCATATACCCAGAATTTGATTCTGAAGATCTGGGTGAGACCCAAGAATTTGGATCTTTTTATCAAGTTCCCCAGGgatggtgctgctgctggtggtctgGAGATGATACATCAAGAActacttatttaaaaatccaGCCAACCAAGAATATTGTGCAACTGTATTCTATCTGGAGATACGTATTCTATTCCTGGAGGTACACATTCTTCATCATGagcaaataaaactttattggaacATGATATATAGTATCATGATAAAGAATATGCATTTTCAGGAGTAGAATATAGgtaacatgtttttctttctttggagggAGGGTGGGCCATGctgcctggcatgtgggatctttgttccctgactagggattgaatctgcaccccctgcaagggaagcatggagtcttaaacactggacctccaggggagTCCCCTCCAGCTCATTTTCTATTCTGGGGCATGTGCCTtaagtggtggtggttgttgtttagtcattaagttgttcCGACTCTATCCAGTCAGaataagggattcctgcccctTCCAATTTGCACAGCATTGCCATGGAGGTCTGTGCTAGCCTGTTCACAGGCTGAGCGCTTTCAGTGATGGTGAGGCTGATATACCTGAGATACTTCAGATTACATTTGGGGTTCCTCAAGACCTCACACAACGGGGGAAGCATGTCATTCTGGTCGTTTCCTTGAAGGGTCAGATGTGTTAAAGTCTTGTGACCACCAAAAGCCATGCAGAAGTTCCGATAAGTGTCAGCTGGGGAAATATTTTTGAGGCTAGGGAAAAGAACAGGTGTTAGCTTGAGTTTGTATACCTACACTGCATACACATAGAATAAAGAGCTGCCATGGGCTTAAGtgttagaattaatttttttcatatctttaccTTTATTGACATACTGTTCACAGATAAACCTGTGTATATTTAAAGCATATGACTCCATGTTTTGATATACAAGTACCTTGTGAAGTCACCCCTACTATCAAGCCACCACTGCACATAGatccccttccttcttttcttctgtggTGAGGACACTTATGGTGAActgtcttagcaaatttcaagtattcaGAGTGTTAGCAGTCATCACATTGGTGTCCATCAGGTCACCAGAACTTACCATCTTGCATAGCTGAAACTTTGTGCTGTTTAATGAACAGCTCATTACAATTAGAAGCTcgagtttcattttttttaaagcaggaaagAATTTTAATTATCCAATTCTTCtcatagaagaaaaagatctGAGCTGTTAGTAGCTGTCATGtcatagatggatagatggatagacagacagacagatgataGATCTTATGAAAGTAGAAGCTCCAATTTCTTTGGTTGTTTCAAACTTTTGCCGAAGGGAAGTCAGTCATAAGCAGTCATTTTAGACAAAAGCTGTTCTCCTATGGCTTTTTGAGAAAGATAAGGCagcatctctttttcttgaagTGTTACCAATGGGTGCATTTCAACAATGCTATGTTCTTGATGACAAAATTATAATGGAGGAATCACAGTTCAGGTATTCAAAATTGGACTCAGGTGGCTACTGGGAATCTGGTCTAAGACACCTCTCTGCATCACTGAGATCTTGAACTTTCTTAAAAAGCCCAAGGACACCATCCTCCAACCCCACCCTTATGGTCTCTTCAATCTCCCCTTGTAACTATGTAACCATTTCAAACCCCAGGCAATCCTTGCTCAAGGAGCACTCTTACTTCTTGCCAGCTCCAATTATAATTCTTGATAAACAACTCAGGTAACTGACTGTAACACTGCATTTTCTGCTTTATAAACCTCCTCAATTTTGTAGTCATGGGGAACACAGTTTAAACATTtcctgaatctgtgtctcttgggcTGTGGTCCTAAATAACCCCAAATCAGCACCTTTTAATCTCAATCAAGTCTCCATTTCTGAAATGTTGGTTAACAGCCTGCTGAATACTTTGACTCCAATGAATGCTCTTGGGCTTAGAATCAGGAATGCAGAGCCAATAAAACCCAAAGTGGGAAGAGCTCTTATTCCTCTGTGtcgagaaagaaaaataccaaaagaGGACTAGCTACACAAACGAACCTCAGGTCCAGGAAAACTTTAACTAAAATGCTATCCTAGGGGGACAAAATGTGATAAGCTTGGACATGCCCTGGAAGTTTTAATGCAGGGACTAGCTGCTACTTACACCACTTTCTGGAGACTAGATGCAGCAGAGGCTATTTTTTCGCAAAGAATTCTCACTGAAGAGGTACTGAGGAAGCTCTGACTGATGTCCAGAAACAGCAGATTCCTGCTTGAGTCAAACACAGAACAAAGATCCATCCAGAGAGGGAGCATGTGTTGCTCATTCTGGGACCTATGGGAAAGAGACAAAGGAGGGACTTAACAAATACTGCTGGAGAGAAAAGTGGCATTTGTCTGTCTTCGTGAATGTGTTTCAGGTTGCTCTAtgcattattgttgtttagttgctcgattgtcttctactctttgtgatcctatggactgtagcctgcccggctcctctgtctatgggatctcccaggcaagaatattggagggggttggcatccccttctccaggggatcttcctgacccagggatcaaacctgcatctcctgaactggcaggtggattctttactactgagccacctgggaggccctaatAAGAAATTATAACTCTAAAAGTTGGGTGATTTAATTATTTAGCACAAGTATCAGACAACCCAATATCTAAGACATATTACTGGAGAAAGAACTTGAACTTCTCACATGTCAACCTAACAGAGCCTTAAAATAAGTCAAAATTCTAGCCATATCATTGATCAAAGATTGAGAGCAATATACATCATTGATAAACACTTAAGAGTAGATGTACACATCAACTGAGGTTATTTGGATATTTGATGGCAAATCCATATACATAATATTCAAGCTAATTTATAACCACATTTGCTGACCTAAGATGATGTCcataaaattttgagaaaatacaATCTTTAAGTGGTTGCATATTCATGTACAAAGATTTCTCAAAGAATGGTTATTTTGTTCTGGTGATTGGTTTTGAGTGGAAGGATTTTAGCAGAGGAAAGATataggagtcctgggttcaatccctgtgtcaggaagatcccgtggagtaggaaatggcaacccacttcagtattcttgcctgggaaatcccatggacagaggagtctggtgggctatagtccatgggatcgcaaaagagtcagacacaactcagtgactaaacaaagaTTTAGATAAATTAATATGCTAGCCTGTCAAAACAtttgagagaaagaaggagaaaaattagAATATGAATATAAATGGATCCATAAGGTAGAGAAATGCTGATGTCAAGTTATCATGGTCCTAACACTTCCTGGAAGTAAATCAAGCTTATGACTTCACCAAGTGGTGAAGGAAAGTGAGAGAATGTTAAGggaatatgtaaaacagacaccTCCACCAGGGGGCTAATGAGGGCATTTTATTCTAGTTCAACATATATACATGAAGATTTCAGACACAGATTTCAGATAACAACGTAGAAGGGAGGAAGAGGTGAGTTGATAAGGTGAATATCAGTATGTTGACAGGTATTACACATCAACTGTGAGGTAGAGATTTTAGATTGTGACCACAGGACTTTATAAGCCAATAGACTTGAGCTCTAATCCCAGCCAAACACTCTTTTCTGAAGCCAGTATCTTCATCTTAACATGGAAGGTGACCTGTTTCTATTAGGTGCCAAGTTAGAAGTATTTGGAAACTGCACATGATCTCAGTTGATGTTATTTGTGCCTAAATTGAAAATAGAAAGATTCATAACTGGCCATCTCATTATCTAAGTCTGTCAGGTGAAGTTCCTGGGAGGAGAGTCTCAGTGATCATGGGTGAGGTGTGGTGTTCAGAAACTTGGATTCAACTCCTAACTCCATCTTTAATGCTTTTCTAGAAGTCATGCCCCAAATGGGACCACCATGTTATACATCTTCCCAAATCTACACAGCCAACCTGCAGACTGAAACAGGTGGAGACATTTGCAAAAGATGGTTTGGCTAAAGGAAAATGGAGGTGGGTCTCCAAAGAAGGTCTGGTTCCAAAGTCCCCATTTCTAATGCTATTATACCTCCTGCCTTGAATGTTAGGTTAGCAGGACACAAGGCCACAAAAGGCCACTTACTGACCTTAAGCAAGAGGGAGCAAGACACACTGGCTTTTTCTTAATGAACCATGGAATAAGCAAAAGATAGGAGAACTAGCTGGGTGAAAAATGAGTTCTCACCTTTCAACCTGAGTGCCTGATTCCAGTGTGGTATCATTATCCAGGAATATCCCCTCTTCTACCTGCAGTGAAAGTTTCTGCAAGTTTCCACAGTGCTTGAGGCAGAATGATGAGTGCACGACATccgttttatttttcaaatgcaggGACATCTCCTTAACGTGGGCCATGGCATCTTTCACAAGCTGCTCCTCCTGAGACTCGTAGAGACAGCTCAGAACCTCCTTCGTGTCCATCATGGAAAAGGATTTCTTCCCATGGGGCATCAATGTGTATTTCAGTAGCTCCCGCTTGATCTCCGTTGATACCAGACAGCCGAAAGTCGTCTCCAGCTCCATGGCCCTTCTTTCGTTGCAGAGGCCAAACAGGAAGTACCCGACGTGAGTCAGGCTGGGGTTCTTCAGCCTTTCCTCCTTGGACAGCAGTTTCCCCACATCCCCAACGTGCCACCGGCGGCCGCCCAGCCCTTCCTCCTCTTGCTCTTCCAGCTCCAAGACATAGAACATGGCGGCCAGAAACTGCTGGACACTGAAATGGATGAAAGAGTAGCAGGCCTCACCGTCTTCACTCTTCTGGAGAATATTCCCGTCCAGGAAAGGACAGAGGGCAGACGGGTCCACCCCAAGTCGCCTGAGGTCTTCCCCATCGAACACAGAGCTCCGTGTCCACACGCCCTCAGCAGCCAAGAGGCACAGGGGCTTGAGCGGAGCCTGGAGGTCCCGCCTGGGGCCGCCGCTGTGCGGTGGGGGGAAGCGGCTGCAGAGGAAGTGCAGGAACAGGGCCGTGGTCGTCCTGCAGGTGGCGGCGGGGTCCTGCCTCCTCTCCATCTGCTGTCTCAGGCAGGTGCAGACCATCCAGCACACGGAGGGCGCCGAGCCCAGCTGGAACAGAGCCGCATTGTTCTTCATCAAGTCGAAAGCTCGCAGGGCCTGACTCTCCTCTTCAAAGTGTTTCAGGAAATACGCCTTCCGGTCCTCCTCCAAGAATCCCTCGATCTCTATGAAGAGCGGCTGTTCTGTTAAGAGCCGCAGCTCCCGCAGGGCTCCCGGTCGGGTGGTGATGAGTAAGGTGGCCTTGGGTAGCATCTTTCTCTTCAGTAAACTCCCCAGGAGGACGGGCACcggcttctgcttcttccagtcgCCACATATGTCGTGGATGAGTGCCCCCGAGGGGACCTTCAGCTCATCAAAACTGTCGAGGATGAACAGGACTTTCTGTGCCCGGGCCAGGATCGCAGGTATGTCGTCCTGCACATGTGGCCAGTTGGCAGATATCAGCTCTGCAAAGGTGCACGTCCCCCTGTGGTTGAGCCCCTTGCAGCTGAGGTAGAAGGCGAAGTTGAAGGTCTCTGCCAGGTTGTCCTGTGTCCAGTCCAGCATCAGTTTCTTTGCCAGCATGGTTTTCCCAACACCAGCAGGACCGTGCAGCACCACAGTGTGTGGGAATGGCCCGGCCAGCATTTTAGGATTACAGAATGGGATCAGGGTCTCATATCTTTGGGTGACAATACAAACATCTTCACTGAACCTGGGCCAGAAGTTCTTCCAGCGTTGACAGAActtctttttcaatatatttctgtatttatcttGTTTATCTTCAGTGATAAGAGTCAGGGGATAGAAAGAATATAGTTGGTTATTCATTAGGGAGATGATGCTTTGTTTTaagcaggaaagggaaaaagaaatgaggttTATAAAGAACCACCCAACACCAAACTCACTCCAGGTAGAGAGGACAGACCTGGCTTTTCTCCTTCCAAATCTTCTTTCGTTTCTTGTAGGTTTGTGACATCTTCTTCCTGTACTTGGGCCAGCTCtgcaaaatacaaattaaagtgaGCTTGACACAGAACCGGtgtacttcttcttcttcttcttttttttttttttttttttttttaccagaaatAGGGTGTTAAAGTAGACTCCAAGGAGTCCAGAATCTAAGTTTTTTGTCCACAGTGTATGCTGGGATGTGTAAAGTTGGGTTTATAGTGATGAAAATAGCAAGTGAGTCCCTAAACCAAGTTGCATGCCTCTACCCTGTGGAACCATAACAAGATATGCTGCCTCTATCACAACTCAATGTTGTTTATTGAAATTATTTGTCTATCTTTTCCAAGGGACTAGAAGAAGTGCCCAGAAAACAGGTAATGGATCTTCCCCATAATAGTCTCAAGTCATTATAGGAGCTCAAGTATTAAAGTACAGGAAACTCGTAAGTATGCACCCAAGATAAATGGGCATGTGTCTATACAAAGACTTGCACCCTCTATACAAAGAGTGTGCATGGCAGCGTTATTCAAGACAGTCAATGAATAGATATGATTCAAACTTCCCTTCCCTGATGAATGAGCAACCCAAACATTTTATATCCActcaatagaatattactcagcaacaaaaaggaatggATCAGTGACAcgtgtaacaacatggatgaatctcaaaagcattttttttggaaagttgctcagttgtgtcaaactctttgtgaccccatggacatacagtccatggaattctccagaatactggagtgggttgccatgcccttgtcctggggatcttcccaacctagggactgaacccaggtctcccacattgtaggcagattctttaccagctgagccacaagggaagcccaagaatactggagtgggtagcctatcccttcttcagcagatctttccaacctaggaattgaactggagtctcctgtattgcaggtggattctttaccaactgagccatcagggaagcccccaaaacctCAAAAATGTTattgtaagtaaaaaaaaaaaaaagacacaaagaccCCATATATTCAGAAAAGGAGAATCTAGAGAGACAAAAAAACTAATGGCTGCCTGGACTTGGGGGATAGAGACCAGGGAACAGTTACACATGGACAAGAAGGATctttttggaggtgatggaaagaTTGTAAAATTGAATACTGGTGATTTTTGTACAACTCAGTAAATTGACTAAAAGTTATTAACAGGTAcacttaaaatgaatgaaatttatgatacataaattatacttcaatagagCTGTTGAAGCAGACTTGAGAGTGAGATTAATGTTAAACTGGCCTCCACATTAGTTGAGGCAAATCAGCTACCTACAGTAGGTCTCAATTTTCTAATCTGTGAGTTGATACTATCAAAGTTGTCTGAACAATTGGCAAAATCTAAGAAAATTCTATACGACATACTCCTAATTTTCCATGAACTGAATTCTGGCTTTCCCAAATGTTTATTTCCCCCTTTATCCTTACATAATAGGAATAAGACAGGGAGGAAGGCATTCTCCATGAGACAACTGGGAACGatgaatcagttcagtccagtcactcagtcgtgtccgactctttgtgaccgcatggactgcagcatgccaggcttccctgtccatcaccaactccaagagcctattcaaactcatgtctaccgagttggtgatgccatccagccatctcattctgtcgtcctcttctcctgccttcaatctgccttcagcatcagggtctttcaaatgagtcagttctttgtatcaggcggccaaaggatggaagtttcagcttcagccatcagtccttccaatgaatattcaggactgatttcctttaggatggactggttggatctccttgaagtccaagggactcttaagagtcttctccaacaccacagttcaaaaacatcaattctttgatgctcagctttctttatagtccaactctcacattcatacatgactaccgggaaaaccatatctttgactagatggacttttgttggcaaagtaatgtctctgctttttaatatgctgtctaggttgactaTGAACATGTCTAGGGGActatgacagagaaggcaatggcaccctactccagtactcttgcctggaaaatcccatggacggaggagcctggtgggctgcagtccatggggtcgctaagagtcagacatgactgagcgacttcactttcacttttcactttcatgcattggagaaggaaatggcaacccactccagtattcttgcctggagaatcacagggacagcggagcctggtgggctgccgtctatggggtcgcaaagaatcagacacgactgaagtgacttagcagcagcagcagcagcaggggactaTGAATAGTGGTGAAATAAAGTTAGAGAGAGATGAGGTTCCCCCGAAGAGTGGGAGAGGACAGACAGGAAGGGTCCACTTCAGTTAGTTTACTCCAACATTGGATGTCCTAAGATTAACCTGGCTCTTCGTCTTCCTCTTCTCCTAAATGCTGCTGTGTTTGTTCTGGGTTTTCACATTTTGTTATCCCTGAAGAAAAGGGAGGGTGTTATGGTCTTGCCACTATGCCAGTATTGAAGCTTCTGTTTATAAAAGAGTGGGATTTCAAGAAGTTTCAAGTTCAACAATTGGGTCTCAATGTCTAGGCCCAGATTACATGAAAAGGGTGTTATTGAGGTTCTGGAGATAAAATTAAAGTGTCAGGCCATGATCTCAGGGCCGTTTCTGACAACTGAATTCCTGTGCAGTTAAGAGGTGGGCACATAAAGACAATGGCTCTTTCCTGGGGGCATCAAAAAACCTTCAAGACAAATTCCCTAGTTTCTGACAAGGTATATAAAGTTACATAGTCCTAGGATGCAACCTTGGAACAGGGAGAAGTCATACAGGAGAAGAAATACTTCGAGTGCAACATGGATAATAAAGAggtgagggagttccctggtggtccagtggttgggattaTGAGCTTTAGTGCTgaggacctgagttcaatccctggtcaggaagctaggaCCTCAAAGGCAAAACAAAAGAAGAGGTGAGTGTGTGGAACTTCTGAAAACGTATCCAGGTGGCAACAGGATATGAGTGTCTGAAGTTCAGGGAAATGCTGAAGATGTCTCCTGGAGAGTCCTTGGCATGTAAATAGCCAGTAAGACTCCAAGTGAGCCTTCCAGGATAAGTATACAGCATGAAAAATGGCCAACCAACCATTCATTTTGCAGATTAAACAGgagagcaggggctctggggaAAAAATGTTAGTATACAGGTGATGTCATGTTGCCAAGAGTTAaggttttttttaaggatttttttttttaatgtggaccacttttatgaagtctttaatgaatttattacaatattgcttctgtgttatgttttgttttttttggccattaaAGTAtgtggggatcgaacctgcatctcctgccttaaggtgaagtcttaaccactgaaccatcagggaagtccccaagagaaagatttttaaacaagGAACTCTCTGATGCTAGTTTAgttaaaacattaaattaaatATCAACTTTGAGGCTGGTACTATTCCTTAAAGCATTGCCAATTGTCCTCTCTAACAGATCATTAGCTTACTTTTGAATTTAGATCATAACTGTAGGACATTTAACATATTTGTGTATCAATAGAAGCAGTTAGATTTTTGGTAGGGGGATTATGTCTTCACTTTTCAAACCAGCCCCCAGTCTACAATTACCTTGAACCagagttatttttaaagatactgGGGATATCAAGAGAAGATAATGTTGAAAATCACAAATTCAAAAATCCTTTTTGGCCAGGActagcaaacttttaaaaaatcccctCTGCAAAGGAGCAGATAGTGAAGATTTTCTGTTTTATGCACAATATAGTTTGTTGCAATTACTCATGTCTGCCCTTGTGGGGCAGAAGCAGTCATAGgtaatataatatataagcaAATGACTATGCTGTGtacaaataagtttatttatattaatatgtagttaaatttgaatttcacatgaTTTTCATAGgccataaaatatttctttttttaaaaaaattatttatcggCTGTATTGGAtcttggggtttccctgatagctcagttggtaaagaatccacctgcaatgcgggagacccaggttcgattcctgcgtcagaaagatcccctggagaagggatcagctacctactccagtattatggcctggagaattccatggactatatagtccatggggctgcaaagagttggacatgactgagtgactttcagttgggtcttagttgtgacgtgtgggatctagttcccagcctagggattgaaccctagcccTCTGCATtgacagcatggagtcttagctactcgaaaaccaaggaagtccctgtaaaGTATTCTTTTGATCTTCCtagccatttaaaaatgcaaataccaTTCTTAGCTTGTGAAGAagtgaagtaaagtcgctcagttgtgtccgactctttgcgactccatggactatagcctataaggctcctctgtccacggaattttccaggcaagagtactggagtgggttgccatttccttctccaggggatcttcccgacccaaggatcgaaggATCTACAAAAGCACATGGTGGGCTGGATTTGCTTTGGAAGCCATGGTTTGCCAACCCTGGTTTTAGGACCATCTAAAATTCAGCCTATTCAGATTCCAAGAGGAAGTTCACTCTCtcatgtttgtgtgtatttacTGATTTCTGGCATAAACATTGCCTCATTGTAGCTTTCAATGTCTTACTGTTGCCCACCTGTATGACAGCAGAGGTGAGGTCTTCTGTATCTTTGCATTCCTACTGCTCAGCATGATGTGTTTTCTAATTAAAACAATCCTGAATTCTAAAATCTCACTTTTAGATAAAGTGAGATTGTGAATGAGGTGACTTACCTAACGATGGAGGCTTATTTTCCTGAAGTGACTTCAAAGCTGTTTctgaaaaaataggaagaaattaGCACTTTTCAGAGCCCAGAACTTTGTAGTTGTACAGCCCTCTGAGTTTCTtcaagtgattttaaaatttgtaccCTCCAGATGGTTTTAGGGGCTAAAACCATCACCTTTCCATTGAAGAAGTAACAGTAGGCTAAAAACtgaagctgggacttccctggtggttcagtggttaagagtccatgtttccaatgcagggggtgagggtttgattcctggtgggagaactaagatcttacatgctctgtggtgtggccaaaaaataaagataaaataaaatttaccaaaagctaaaaactgaatttaaattgGCAACTAAAGAAAAtgcactttctcccccacaaattcatcaaaagatcatttgaatgctgagcaacttccacaaagcaacttctgaatgctgatgGAGGACACCAGGTACCCAGAagggcagcccattctctttgaaaggaggtaggacaaaatagaaaagacaaaaagagacaaaagagttagggatggagactcatcctggggagggagttgtgaaggaggagaagtttacaaacagcaggaaaccctctcatcagcgggtctgtggggagttttggagtCTCCAACATAACCAGAGGGCAACATAgccaaaagaagaagaagaagaaaaaaaaaaaccccacagaatccgtgcctaactgcaactcccagtggagaagtagtCCAGACACTCTTGtctgccaccagcaagcaggggctggacagggaggtgtgggctgcatacttagggtaaggaccgggcctgaataccctgaggacaatctgagggagctgatgcttttgaactgtggtattggagaagactcttgagagtcccttggactgcaaggagatccaaccagtccatcctaaaggaaatcagtcctgggtgttcattggaaggactgatgctgaaggtgaactccagtactttggccacctgatatgaagaactgactcattggaaaagaccctgatgctgggaaagaatgaaggcaggaggagaaggggacgacagaggatgagatgactggatggcatcacttga from Bubalus bubalis isolate 160015118507 breed Murrah chromosome 18, NDDB_SH_1, whole genome shotgun sequence harbors:
- the NLRP2 gene encoding NACHT, LRR and PYD domains-containing protein 2 isoform X3 encodes the protein MEQGLGIGEVSDEMNRMDLSERAKDELRETALKSLQENKPPSLELAQVQEEDVTNLQETKEDLEGEKPDKQDKYRNILKKKFCQRWKNFWPRFSEDVCIVTQRYETLIPFCNPKMLAGPFPHTVVLHGPAGVGKTMLAKKLMLDWTQDNLAETFNFAFYLSCKGLNHRGTCTFAELISANWPHVQDDIPAILARAQKVLFILDSFDELKVPSGALIHDICGDWKKQKPVPVLLGSLLKRKMLPKATLLITTRPGALRELRLLTEQPLFIEIEGFLEEDRKAYFLKHFEEESQALRAFDLMKNNAALFQLGSAPSVCWMVCTCLRQQMERRQDPAATCRTTTALFLHFLCSRFPPPHSGGPRRDLQAPLKPLCLLAAEGVWTRSSVFDGEDLRRLGVDPSALCPFLDGNILQKSEDGEACYSFIHFSVQQFLAAMFYVLELEEQEEEGLGGRRWHVGDVGKLLSKEERLKNPSLTHVGYFLFGLCNERRAMELETTFGCLVSTEIKRELLKYTLMPHGKKSFSMMDTKEVLSCLYESQEEQLVKDAMAHVKEMSLHLKNKTDVVHSSFCLKHCGNLQKLSLQVEEGIFLDNDTTLESGTQVERSQNEQHMLPLWMDLCSVFDSSRNLLFLDISQSFLSTSSVRILCEKIASAASSLQKVVLKNISPADTYRNFCMAFGGHKTLTHLTLQGNDQNDMLPPLCEVLRNPKCNLKYLRLVSCSATTQQWADLSCCLKTNQSLTCLNLTANEFLDEGAKLLYMTLRYPTCFLQRLSLENCQLTEAYCKDLSSALIVNQRLTHLCLAKNALGDRGVKLLCEGLTYPECQLQTLVLWCCNITSDGCIHLSTLLQQNSSLTHLDLGLNHIGIIGLKFLCEALKKPLCKLRCLWLKIDESDAQIQKLLREMKESNPQLTIESDHRDPKDNRPSSHDFIF
- the NLRP2 gene encoding NACHT, LRR and PYD domains-containing protein 2 isoform X1 yields the protein MEQGLGIGEVSDEMNRMDLSERAKDELRETALKSLQENKPPSLELAQVQEEDVTNLQETKEDLEGEKPDKQDKYRNILKKKFCQRWKNFWPRFSEDVCIVTQRYETLIPFCNPKMLAGPFPHTVVLHGPAGVGKTMLAKKLMLDWTQDNLAETFNFAFYLSCKGLNHRGTCTFAELISANWPHVQDDIPAILARAQKVLFILDSFDELKVPSGALIHDICGDWKKQKPVPVLLGSLLKRKMLPKATLLITTRPGALRELRLLTEQPLFIEIEGFLEEDRKAYFLKHFEEESQALRAFDLMKNNAALFQLGSAPSVCWMVCTCLRQQMERRQDPAATCRTTTALFLHFLCSRFPPPHSGGPRRDLQAPLKPLCLLAAEGVWTRSSVFDGEDLRRLGVDPSALCPFLDGNILQKSEDGEACYSFIHFSVQQFLAAMFYVLELEEQEEEGLGGRRWHVGDVGKLLSKEERLKNPSLTHVGYFLFGLCNERRAMELETTFGCLVSTEIKRELLKYTLMPHGKKSFSMMDTKEVLSCLYESQEEQLVKDAMAHVKEMSLHLKNKTDVVHSSFCLKHCGNLQKLSLQVEEGIFLDNDTTLESGTQVERSQNEQHMLPLWMDLCSVFDSSRNLLFLDISQSFLSTSSVRILCEKIASAASSLQKVVLKNISPADTYRNFCMAFGGHKTLTHLTLQGNDQNDMLPPLCEVLRNPKCNLKYLRLVSCSATTQQWADLSCCLKTNQSLTCLNLTANEFLDEGAKLLYMTLRYPTCFLQRLSLENCQLTEAYCKDLSSALIVNQRLTHLCLAKNALGDRGVKLLCEGLTYPECQLQTLVLWCCNITSDGCIHLSTLLQQNSSLTHLDLGLNHIGIIGLKFLCEALKKPLCKLRCLWLWGCAITPFSCAELSSALRSNQNLITLDLGQNSLGSSGVNMLCDALKLQSCPLQTLRLKIDESDAQIQKLLREMKESNPQLTIESDHRDPKDNRPSSHDFIF